The following nucleotide sequence is from Trifolium pratense cultivar HEN17-A07 linkage group LG2, ARS_RC_1.1, whole genome shotgun sequence.
CATGGACAAGAGCACTCGCAGCAAACGAACATGGGTCGTACCCTACTCGTGTCATGTATCCGTGAACCTCCTTTCCCACGCGTTCTGCAGCAAGATCAGCACATGCATTTAAAACACCAGCAAATGTATACTCATTTGGTCTAACACCTGACCCCATCAAATCTCTGAACAAGGAAAatccttctttctttcttccatCTTCAAAGCATCTATGAATCATGGTAGTCCACGAAACAACATCTCTATCAGCCATCTGATAAAAAATACCCCTAGCTTCATCTAAGCTACCACACTTGCCATACAAATCCAAAAGAGCAGTCCAAACAACCTCATCCAACTCCAACTCCGTCCTTATCAAATAACCATGAATTTCCTTCCCAAGACGCAAACTCGGAATAGCAGCAGCAGCCGCTAAAGTGCTCGACAAAGTAAACATATTACAATTAAAACTCTCATTCTCCTGCATCATTCTAAACAAATCCAAAGCTTCCCTATGTCGATCATGGCTAACATAACCAGATATAACAGCATTCCAAGAAAAATTATCTCTTCGCGGCATCTCATCAAACAATTTCCTAGCTTGTTCAACCCGACCACGATTAGCATAACCCGATATCATGGTATTCCAAGAACACAAATCCTTTTGcagcatttcatcaaacaccatCTGGGCATCAATAAAACTCCCACATTTGAAATACATATGAAGCAAACGATTGGAAATGACAATACCAGGAATGAAGTTAGAAGCTTTAGTATGGGCATGAACCTTCCTACCCAATTCAAGAAATCGATTACGAGCACAAGCAGCAATGAGATTAGAGTATACACGAGGAGAAGGTTGATGAATGCGATGGAGGAAATCAACAGCTTCCTTGATGCGTTTCTGTTGACAAAAAACATCAATGAGTTCTTCGAATTTGCGGTTGTCGGAAAGGTGAGAGAGGGTGGAGTCTTTGCCGTTGATGTTGAGATTTCCGGGAGAGGTGTGGCGGAATTGGGAGGTAGAGGAAAATGCTCTCCGAAATGCCATGAGAAAGCTGTGTTTGCTTCTACGACGTGTAACTCACTATCACGATCGCGAATGGTTATTTGTTAACTGAAATGATAACCGAAATGATACCGATACGACTATActgaaatttttttcaaaattctcaaTACGATATGGCGGTGATATGTTATTtaacatttaaatttaaaattaaatatacttacctaaacataactaaaattgacaatgataataaattaacaTTCAATTACTCAACCCGAGCAAACAAATaacaattacatatcttaagttaaataagtactacaaaaaaaaacataattagtACCAGAAACATTATCGGTACCACCAAAAAAGACGTAGTTGACAATCCATAAAcaacatcatactctaacatttACTATTTAAGAAGAAACGCATATTGTATCAGTCTCTTCTCCTTCATTTCTATCATCAAAGAATATTAATTGTCTGTTACTTCTCTGATACGCATATCGGAGAAGTATCTGACAcgtttgataattttttattaaaaaaataatattaatttcccGATACTTTCCGGTACGAGTATCAGGACGTATCAAACGAGTATCGGTATCGGACATGATACTTCGCCATTTTTGGAGTATCGGAGCTTCATAGCTCtgtaataataatactataagAGTCAAATGTCAAATACTCTctcgaaattttaaaattcgtcaaatacccctgaaatttggaaatagacaAATACCTCCTGAAATTATAAACGTCAATCAATTATCTCTGCTCCGTTTACTCCGTCTATTTTGAGTCTTCAAAAGCACATTATTTGAGTCTTCAAGCTCCTTGCAACAAGAACCAAAACAACAAAACTATCATCACAAGAATCATCCTCATCGTCATTATCATTGCTTTCAAAATCATAATCAAGAGGTTCTAATCACCCAATAGACCAATTTGAATCATCAGATTCATAACCAAAGAAGAAACACCAATCACTAACATCATACTATTTATCAATTCTTGTCTCATCTATCTTTTCCTCATCAAAATAGATTGAGTAAACGGAGCATGAGagcaatttgattgacgttttataatttcgggggtatttgtctatttccaaatttcaatgggatatttgacgaattttgaaatttcaggaGGTATTTGACATTTCACTCGTTTCATAAtcatttttctataatttttattataccCTCTAATAAGTTCATTTGAAGAGAAATTTCTaaaagacacatttttttttagtacgTGAGATAACATTATGACCTTACTATTTTCGGTCTATTTTATAAgagatttttctcttttcaaattcattaaataattaataggCCAAATATTATTTGGGTTTGTGTCGATAGAAGAAttactccacttattcacctttttaattatttcataactAGTGAAAAATTACGTGAGTGTGACTATATGATCATGTGACCATGAAAGTTTTGCTCTTATATAAGATGTTTAAAGAGTGTTTAAGAGCACtcgttaacattttcctttattttttttttctcattctcACTTGTTAAATATGACTATTGAAGTCATACATATCAATCACAAAGAACACTACTAACTAATTACATGAATGACACCaccaatatattatgaaattaaaatttgaacattTATAAATCATACACGTTGAATTTTCCTCTTGCTCATGTATTATATATAACTCTTGAAATCATGTATATAAATCACCAAAAATACTTTCAACCAACTAGTACATACTAGacgcttacccgtgcgatgcacgggtcttatgctctattttatattataacgtcaaaaatttatttgtataagtagtaatttaaaattgaaataataggtattatcaaaataataataacaataaaagttatctaaatgtgatatagatgttaaatatgtatttatacattttaaaaacttatttatttatacatcacatttgaagttactttggtattttcTTCCTTAACATTggttatcaatatttttaactcattctttaaaataactttgaaaatgacaacatataattgaccatgaaaaACAATTGGCGTTGAATAATGCatgattctgagttggataaactacttcattatcgaatttgtcatttatattaatctGAAACtcattggagcaaagataaaccaacttaactcatactcaaaatcgaatatgataaaaatcaggTCGGGCATACCAACCattagtattttgttttttactaacattaggaagtagtcctaacaatcgaccaactccttatatacacaaataatggacaaaagattattaacaaaaacattaactattttgaacaaaaaacaataaaatacacaaaataataaaattaaaatggataataacccaaaacaattataattataattataattagtaccacacattaaatggatgtaagtgatgtggctaaatgaaaggtttttattggttttttgattagggtttagatagacaattggacaactatctaggatttatatatatagatgtaacACCGCTAATACAATAGAATTCATTCTCTTTGATTTTtcatgtaatatatatatatatataattgtaccattatatatttttattgtgaAGAAAATACTAACATTTGACTTAAAATTTAAGCTCGGCCTCCCTATATGTACAGGTTTCGATATTTCTCCTGAGGTTTTAGGCCGATCCCTCCCTCTTATTTtgtatctttttctttcttgaataTATGGTTTGCATGGGGCACTCCAGGGGCGGACCACACCAGCCCAGCCcgatttttttctaaaataaataaataaatattttataaataattttaggtCATTTTGTATATACCAACAATTTTATAATTACACACTGACTGGTTTATCTTTCCACTTTTCAATATCTCAATTTTATATTCTTAGGTTTTATGCATAGGTCATCTCAATTgcctctctctctcaattttattttgtgtttaaaataaataaaatgaaataaaattatacgAGAATAGAGAATAAAATACATgaagaaaattaataaatcatGTGAATGGTAAGGAATTGAATATTCAAAGAATGATGTAGCAATTGCGTGAACTAGTTTGACGTTGTTGCAGAATCCCGTAAATGCAAATCATGTTGTGAAACTTGTGTGAACCCTTTGTGTACATTAAAGAGAAGGTCAAGCGGTACATGAACATTGTTCTATCTTAGCCTTAACCAAGTTACGCAATGCCTCCTCAACAACATTTGAAAGTCTTTGTCAATGTTTCTTAATGATCATGCCGTAAATTTCTCTAATTTATAACATCCACATAAAAACTTGATTATGTTCCACAACATTTAATTGTAACGT
It contains:
- the LOC123910841 gene encoding pentatricopeptide repeat-containing protein At4g37170-like gives rise to the protein MAFRRAFSSTSQFRHTSPGNLNINGKDSTLSHLSDNRKFEELIDVFCQQKRIKEAVDFLHRIHQPSPRVYSNLIAACARNRFLELGRKVHAHTKASNFIPGIVISNRLLHMYFKCGSFIDAQMVFDEMLQKDLCSWNTMISGYANRGRVEQARKLFDEMPRRDNFSWNAVISGYVSHDRHREALDLFRMMQENESFNCNMFTLSSTLAAAAAIPSLRLGKEIHGYLIRTELELDEVVWTALLDLYGKCGSLDEARGIFYQMADRDVVSWTTMIHRCFEDGRKKEGFSLFRDLMGSGVRPNEYTFAGVLNACADLAAERVGKEVHGYMTRVGYDPCSFAASALVHVYSKCGNTEIARRVFNQMPRPDLVSWTSLIVGYAQNGQPEMALHYFESLLRSGAKPDEITFVGVLSACTHAGLVDKGLEYFHSVKKHGLVHTADHYACVVDLLARSGRFKEAENIIDNMPMKPDKFLWASLLGGCRIHGNIELAERAAKALFEIEPENPATYITLANIYANAGLWTEVSKVRKDMDNRGIIKKPGKSWVEINRQVHVFLVGDTSHPKISDIHEYLGELSKKMKEEGYVPDTNFVLHDVEEEQKEQNIFYHSEKLAVAFGIISTPAGTPIKVFKNLRTCVDCHTAMKYISKIVQRKIILRDSNRFHCFEDGSCSCKDYW